The Arctopsyche grandis isolate Sample6627 chromosome 5, ASM5162203v2, whole genome shotgun sequence genome includes a window with the following:
- the LOC143912235 gene encoding chymotrypsin-1-like isoform X3 has product MMPLRTYYFALLVFFLLCDECENIFQASLSNVSKIQPPFESNISVSTATHNVSGQNDFPYQIRIAGGRDASMGEVPFQVSLRLTNMIHVCGGCLIDKLWVLTAAHCLGPSVVRVIMGTNSLNSGGIIVGVSKYITHPQYNQSLGSNDIGLLKLTKPVEFNKYIQPISLPSKNIDDDSLFIISGWGYSKYPNGQLSDFLQVLYVRSITNDDCSNKWLPFKINPSNLCTLATSGKGLCKGDSGGPLVANGEIQGILSFGAACALNIPDVHSRVYFYIDWINETMNTNLN; this is encoded by the exons ATGATGCCTCTGCGAACATATTACTTTGCCCTGCTCGTTTTCTTCTTGCTTTGTGATGAATGTGaaa ACATATTTCAAGCGAGTCTAAGCAACGTTTCAAAGATACAACCACCATTCGAATCGAATATTTCGGTCTCTACTGCAACTCATAACGTGTCCG GTCAAAATGATTTTCCGTATCAAATTCGCATCGCAGGTGGAAGAGATGCCAGTATGGGGGAAGTTCCTTTTCAAGTATCGTTGAGATTAACTAATATGATTCATGTTTGTGGAGGTTGTCTGATAGACAAGTTGTGGGTTCTCACTGCAGCTCATTGTCTTGG ACCGAGTGTTGTTCGCGTTATCATGGGAACAAACAGTTTAAACTCGGGTGGGATAATTGTTGGTGTTTCGAAATATATCACACACCCACAATACAACCAGTCTCTTGGATCGAACGATATTGGACTATTGAAATTGACTAAGCCTGtggaatttaataaatacatccaACCGATATCTCTTCCATCAAAAAACATCGACGacgattcactttttataataTCCGGATGGGGATATTCAAAA tACCCCAACGGACAACTATCGGACTTTCTTCAAGTACTGTATGTGAGATCTATAACCAACGATGATTGTTCTAACAAATGGTTGCCGTTTAAAATAAACCCAAGTAATCTATGCACTCTTGCAACAAGTGGAAAAGGATTAtgcaaa GGTGATTCTGGAGGACCACTGGTCGCCAACGGTGAAATTCAAGGAATACTTTCATTTGGTGCAGCTTGTGCTTTAAACATACCGGATGTTCATTCtagagtttatttttatattgattggaTTAATGAGACGatgaatacaaatttaaattaa
- the LOC143912235 gene encoding chymotrypsin-1-like isoform X4, translated as MMPLRTYYFALLVFFLLCDEYIFQASLSNVSKIQPPFESNISVSTATHNVSGQNDFPYQIRIAGGRDASMGEVPFQVSLRLTNMIHVCGGCLIDKLWVLTAAHCLGPSVVRVIMGTNSLNSGGIIVGVSKYITHPQYNQSLGSNDIGLLKLTKPVEFNKYIQPISLPSKNIDDDSLFIISGWGYSKYPNGQLSDFLQVLYVRSITNDDCSNKWLPFKINPSNLCTLATSGKGLCKGDSGGPLVANGEIQGILSFGAACALNIPDVHSRVYFYIDWINETMNTNLN; from the exons ATGATGCCTCTGCGAACATATTACTTTGCCCTGCTCGTTTTCTTCTTGCTTTGTGATGAAT ACATATTTCAAGCGAGTCTAAGCAACGTTTCAAAGATACAACCACCATTCGAATCGAATATTTCGGTCTCTACTGCAACTCATAACGTGTCCG GTCAAAATGATTTTCCGTATCAAATTCGCATCGCAGGTGGAAGAGATGCCAGTATGGGGGAAGTTCCTTTTCAAGTATCGTTGAGATTAACTAATATGATTCATGTTTGTGGAGGTTGTCTGATAGACAAGTTGTGGGTTCTCACTGCAGCTCATTGTCTTGG ACCGAGTGTTGTTCGCGTTATCATGGGAACAAACAGTTTAAACTCGGGTGGGATAATTGTTGGTGTTTCGAAATATATCACACACCCACAATACAACCAGTCTCTTGGATCGAACGATATTGGACTATTGAAATTGACTAAGCCTGtggaatttaataaatacatccaACCGATATCTCTTCCATCAAAAAACATCGACGacgattcactttttataataTCCGGATGGGGATATTCAAAA tACCCCAACGGACAACTATCGGACTTTCTTCAAGTACTGTATGTGAGATCTATAACCAACGATGATTGTTCTAACAAATGGTTGCCGTTTAAAATAAACCCAAGTAATCTATGCACTCTTGCAACAAGTGGAAAAGGATTAtgcaaa GGTGATTCTGGAGGACCACTGGTCGCCAACGGTGAAATTCAAGGAATACTTTCATTTGGTGCAGCTTGTGCTTTAAACATACCGGATGTTCATTCtagagtttatttttatattgattggaTTAATGAGACGatgaatacaaatttaaattaa
- the LOC143912235 gene encoding chymotrypsin-1-like isoform X2 yields MMPLRTYYFALLVFFLLCDEYIFQASLSNVSKIQPPFESNISVSTATHNVSGEIGQNDFPYQIRIAGGRDASMGEVPFQVSLRLTNMIHVCGGCLIDKLWVLTAAHCLGPSVVRVIMGTNSLNSGGIIVGVSKYITHPQYNQSLGSNDIGLLKLTKPVEFNKYIQPISLPSKNIDDDSLFIISGWGYSKYPNGQLSDFLQVLYVRSITNDDCSNKWLPFKINPSNLCTLATSGKGLCKGDSGGPLVANGEIQGILSFGAACALNIPDVHSRVYFYIDWINETMNTNLN; encoded by the exons ATGATGCCTCTGCGAACATATTACTTTGCCCTGCTCGTTTTCTTCTTGCTTTGTGATGAAT ACATATTTCAAGCGAGTCTAAGCAACGTTTCAAAGATACAACCACCATTCGAATCGAATATTTCGGTCTCTACTGCAACTCATAACGTGTCCGGTGagatag GTCAAAATGATTTTCCGTATCAAATTCGCATCGCAGGTGGAAGAGATGCCAGTATGGGGGAAGTTCCTTTTCAAGTATCGTTGAGATTAACTAATATGATTCATGTTTGTGGAGGTTGTCTGATAGACAAGTTGTGGGTTCTCACTGCAGCTCATTGTCTTGG ACCGAGTGTTGTTCGCGTTATCATGGGAACAAACAGTTTAAACTCGGGTGGGATAATTGTTGGTGTTTCGAAATATATCACACACCCACAATACAACCAGTCTCTTGGATCGAACGATATTGGACTATTGAAATTGACTAAGCCTGtggaatttaataaatacatccaACCGATATCTCTTCCATCAAAAAACATCGACGacgattcactttttataataTCCGGATGGGGATATTCAAAA tACCCCAACGGACAACTATCGGACTTTCTTCAAGTACTGTATGTGAGATCTATAACCAACGATGATTGTTCTAACAAATGGTTGCCGTTTAAAATAAACCCAAGTAATCTATGCACTCTTGCAACAAGTGGAAAAGGATTAtgcaaa GGTGATTCTGGAGGACCACTGGTCGCCAACGGTGAAATTCAAGGAATACTTTCATTTGGTGCAGCTTGTGCTTTAAACATACCGGATGTTCATTCtagagtttatttttatattgattggaTTAATGAGACGatgaatacaaatttaaattaa
- the LOC143912235 gene encoding chymotrypsin-1-like isoform X1, with protein MMPLRTYYFALLVFFLLCDECENIFQASLSNVSKIQPPFESNISVSTATHNVSGEIGQNDFPYQIRIAGGRDASMGEVPFQVSLRLTNMIHVCGGCLIDKLWVLTAAHCLGPSVVRVIMGTNSLNSGGIIVGVSKYITHPQYNQSLGSNDIGLLKLTKPVEFNKYIQPISLPSKNIDDDSLFIISGWGYSKYPNGQLSDFLQVLYVRSITNDDCSNKWLPFKINPSNLCTLATSGKGLCKGDSGGPLVANGEIQGILSFGAACALNIPDVHSRVYFYIDWINETMNTNLN; from the exons ATGATGCCTCTGCGAACATATTACTTTGCCCTGCTCGTTTTCTTCTTGCTTTGTGATGAATGTGaaa ACATATTTCAAGCGAGTCTAAGCAACGTTTCAAAGATACAACCACCATTCGAATCGAATATTTCGGTCTCTACTGCAACTCATAACGTGTCCGGTGagatag GTCAAAATGATTTTCCGTATCAAATTCGCATCGCAGGTGGAAGAGATGCCAGTATGGGGGAAGTTCCTTTTCAAGTATCGTTGAGATTAACTAATATGATTCATGTTTGTGGAGGTTGTCTGATAGACAAGTTGTGGGTTCTCACTGCAGCTCATTGTCTTGG ACCGAGTGTTGTTCGCGTTATCATGGGAACAAACAGTTTAAACTCGGGTGGGATAATTGTTGGTGTTTCGAAATATATCACACACCCACAATACAACCAGTCTCTTGGATCGAACGATATTGGACTATTGAAATTGACTAAGCCTGtggaatttaataaatacatccaACCGATATCTCTTCCATCAAAAAACATCGACGacgattcactttttataataTCCGGATGGGGATATTCAAAA tACCCCAACGGACAACTATCGGACTTTCTTCAAGTACTGTATGTGAGATCTATAACCAACGATGATTGTTCTAACAAATGGTTGCCGTTTAAAATAAACCCAAGTAATCTATGCACTCTTGCAACAAGTGGAAAAGGATTAtgcaaa GGTGATTCTGGAGGACCACTGGTCGCCAACGGTGAAATTCAAGGAATACTTTCATTTGGTGCAGCTTGTGCTTTAAACATACCGGATGTTCATTCtagagtttatttttatattgattggaTTAATGAGACGatgaatacaaatttaaattaa